The stretch of DNA CCCAACCGTTCCTTACAGCACTTTTGATAAAGAGCAgatctagaccgtactctgagGTTATtcacagaaacccaacaattcccaacTTGTTGTTTTTGGGAGCTCTtgggtattttctttttttaaggggGCTAATCGGTTAGGCCTTTCCCAAATTCAAACACGTGTCGGATCATTTAGGCGTAATTTACATCCCCCCAAATAATCAAATCTGGCCAATGCAACACACCTTAAAAACCTcttataatttcctttacataattaaagacatttgcaccataacttGATGCAAAATTGGCAGAAATTGctgcagaaaaaaatccaatcatgatgttttacatgttcaaaattttaattttgctCAATAGTTAAgatctcacccccccccccccccctactgtTGAACCCAAAGTGACGCCCTTGCATTTATGCATCTGTATTTTAATGTCCAGAGGCAGAGCTTCAGACTTTTTGGACATTACTCCTGTACCTGGATATTTTGCTGACACGGGTGAATTCAGGCAGCAGAGGACGGAGGACTCCAGTACAGGGTCCAGGGTCCAGGGTCCAGGGTCCAGGGTACAGGGTACAGGGTACAGGGTACAGGGTACAGGGTCCAGGAATCACAGGCTTGACAAAGAAACAGAGCAAGAGGAAAGGGGCAGGTTAAATATCTGCAGGGCTGATGAGGGAAGTGGGAACAGGTGAGCATGTGGGCGGGTGGGCGGGGAAGGAGGGAAAGTCTGAGGGCNNNNNNNNNNCTGCAAcaaaaaattgttgaaaaaaaacaaaaaacagagagttgaagagaaaaaaacattgttagtGCACAATGAAACTTCACATACCTGATTATTATTTCTCCATGAAGCCAAATAGTCTTTGGTCATTTAACTCTTGAGTTAAAACCTCCTCAATAGTTGGAACTGGgctctttttttcaaagtttttgctgcttttgtcaaagttatgttgctttttttcagttttcgtcgcctttttaaagtttgtattttttttggagACTTTCTTTAATGGTTTAGAtgctttgttttgtattttgttttaatctttttgtgctgttttttaacgtttttatcattgttttgacgtttttgacaagTTTTTCGatgtttttgtggctttttttaaaaatacatgcattccACACATGTCCCGGGACCTCCCTAGATAGATTTCAGCCCCCCaccaatgttgaacccaaagtcaAATCTATAACATTAAACCTGGTACAGACACAATCACATGTCACCAGGGCTGGAGAGGTAATTCTGGATGGGAGTCTCGAGGTCTGAAGGTAAAGTGGAAGCAAAAGACACAAGTTTCACACCTACGTACGGCATGTTTGAAAGGCCTCTAGGAAaaagcatttcttttcattGCAACATTGTGGGATAATTAACAAATGCAGTTTTTATTGTGTCTGTTTTCATTTCAGGAGAGGATCCTCTGAGTCCTGAATGTGATGCACAACTTGCTCCCATCTCTGCCCTGTTGGGATGGAAATCAGCCCAGCGAACAAGTACTCTCAGCGGGAAACTGGAGACACCCACGGGACTGTATGTTTAGCCGTCATGACTAACCAGGCACCTGCGTGATTGCTCTCTTAAAGAGAgaacacactttgtttttatagaTATGCAGACATGCAGAGCTCTGATTTGCATCTCAAAAACTCACAgtaaaaagagttttttttcccctttagaGTCGGATCTCATCTGTTTTTCTGGAAAGAACAGACCGGCCGACGACTGAGGAAAGAGGTTTTAGGAAtactttccataatgttgttggACACTTACagtagaatattaatctgagtctgtcagcggaaaaacaagcacttttgtgaaggtaaagaCAAGATGGACAATTGCGATTTCGCTTAATACTGggttgttgttcccatcagtcacttagactaggctgttgatctacttcatcacattacatgtgaccacctcatggttcatgttctaagaagccaattatCTAATTATATAAACatgcctctgacatggaagatcactgGGAGAGAAGgggactttcacaagcatgtttaaaggaacacgccgtcttattgggactttagcttattcaccgtattcCCCAGTGTTAGACAAGTCCACCATTCCCTTCTCATGGCCGCACGCCctattttcaatgtttgtcacttttttttttatgtttaacactacgtaaaaCTAACTCattcactttagttttacagttctttttggaatttatggtcaataaacctcaattATAGGACATTAaacctaatgttggagttagaaaagaagCCTTTTTAGTTCACGGGGGAACTTGTGAAATCTTTCCCTGTCTCAGTGCAGTCAACAGTAGGGTATTTCTTTCAGTGATTTATGGTCATATGTATTTTCCACTCTTACCTGGACCATGCAGGACAGCTCAGAGCAGTCCCGAGTGATCTCCACGGCTCTGGGACTTGTTATCAGACGTTGACATCTTGTGGCGGATGTAGGAACTGCGCTGTGAAGTCCCAGTGTTTCTATGGCTACAGGTCTGCAAAATTACCAGCTGGGTAAGTAACAATCTGGGCAGAGGATGCAAAGAGCatgtttcttctcctttttttgaaATCATGCTGCGTTTTGTTTATCACAAGGCCAGTGCAGGTTTGTATTCACTGCAGAGTTACATATTACATGATCTAATGTTAATGTAATAACTAACTgcataatcagaatcagaatcagaatcagctttattgaccaggtatgaagaNNNNNNNNNNgaattttcctttggagcatagttgctcacaatgtgcttacacattcaaccAACAAACAACctaacaaacaatatatacacactaatatagacacactaatatatacatactttaaacagaaacaatgtagaaagATGAGTGCAGGTTTGTCTTTCCTTTCTTCCTATTCCAACTTTGGGGCctgtattttctatttaaaagttttaagacacatttaaaatcagtCAGAGAATCACTCACATTCTCCCAggggcagagtgtgtgtgtgtgtgtgtgtgtgtgtgtgtgtgtgtgtgtgtgtgtgtgtgtgtgtgtgtgtttgtaatgcTGTTAATCTTATTCAAAAAATGATCCCAAAAAtggatacaaaaataaatagataaataataaaaattattatAGCGTGTTTACAActgctcaaagacactttacaataaaCCATAGTAAGGTTAATAAAAGTAGCCCGGTCCTTCCAGACTCCTTCGGGGGTCATTTTCATTCACAAGTCATTTTTGGAAGTCAAACTCAAGGCTCTGGCCACCAGATCGGTCCCGAACACTGTAGTGTCAAATCTTATGAATTCAAAGCATGTCCTGTAGCTTCCATCCACTCAGTACAGTAACCAAATCAGTTTAAGGATAACTTCATGGGGTCTACTGCAATGCAATCTGAAGAAACACAAATTAAACACTCTCATTCAatttcataactgtatttttcaacattttggtaGCTGCAGACGCTTCCTGACACTTTTTACGCAGTCATTGaaagcaaaactaatgacatgtcaaaacttcctttttttatgtgtgaGTGCGCACATAGGCACAGCCCATGTGTTTACGTTGCACATTATGGCAAAGGGCAGGGAACATGCAGCTGGTCATATGCTTCCCCAACATATAtgggccaataaaagaaaatagaaatacattaaatttaaaaagcaaaaattgtGAGTCTCAAAGTTCGAGTCTGAGTCCAGTCTGAAGTCTTTTGGTTCAAATCGCAAGTCTGAAGTCAGATGTTTGTGCGAGTCGAGTCAGAGTCTCAGACTTGAGTCCCTATCTCTGTCTGGGGCTCAAAACCCTGGAATTTAAAGGCATTTACTGTCTTTCAAAAGCTTAAGCAGGCTCTGCAACGCTAAAGCGAGAGTGAAGCTAGATTTTGTTATCATACAAACCTAAATATGGTCTGTGAGGGAAATGCTGAGATGGCCATTTTTCTGAGGCGTCCCTTGACCTCTCACCTCCAGATATCTGAAGGAAAATGGGTTCTAAGGGTGGATCCCAAGTCTTTTATTTGATGTCTTTCTCCCCGGCTGAATCGGACATTGttcacagttgctagtagccaaggaggacacggaagaTTACagaaaacatgatggactcttcagaagaggtcacaatcttctgaacatagtcatagtGAGAAATACGGAGAAAGATGTGTGAAGCTGATACTCTTCCTGAGGGAACATACCCCCCCCCAGGTTTGGGCTGAGCCCCAAATACTTCCAACATGTAGCTCCGCCCCTTCATTCTCATAATTTCTGTCATCACAAAAATCAAAACCGTGTGTGTATGCACAGAATCTTATTTTCTCACACAGGTGAATGCACACGCctacccacacacaaacagacacacacacacacacacacacacacacacagaaagacacaaagaaCGGTTCCTCTAGCACAATTACAACATGTACCGTCATCCGGCCTCCTTGACGGTTGTCATGGAGATGCCATTGATAATGTGGACAAAACcatttttcctttctgtttgtaactaaagaaaaaaaaaaaaagtccagcgAGGCAATTCCACAAATTGAAAGACCTTCctttattcaaaaaaagaacaattcaGAGTGCATAAATGTAATATGCTTTCTTATCTAAAgggaaggaaaacaaaaacaaaaatagaaagagagaagagtgtTGATTATGAACACCATTAATCAAGTGTATGTTTCTGTAAGCAACGACGAGAAGTTACTGGCAATCCCATGAATCTATGCAATACTCTGGAtagataaaaagaagaagaaaaggagaacaAGGAGGGAGGCAAATGAGAGACGCTGGGTTGCTATAGCGCTTCATCTGCAGCGTTTATCTCCGTCAGCCCTTCCGCTCTCTGGAGTCACCGTCTCTTTAGACCTGCCTGACAACAAGCGTGGATCACTCTATTTTGTCTGAGGAACAAACACGAGCTGGAAAACCTTGACTTCTGCAGCTCCTgtccacatatacacacacacacacacacacacacacacctcacaccaACCACTCCGCTGCCTGTTACAGTCATCCAGCTCTGCAAGCGGAGAGTAGATGGTCTGCAGAAGGGCTCATCCTGACTGAAGGTTGGTaagtagcacacacacacatacacacacacacacacacacatacacacacatacacacacacacacacacacacacacacacacacacatacacacacacacacacacatatacacacacacacaaagtgtatcgcaatgtaattttttaaatggCCTAGGGCCTAATCTACTTTAGATTTCACTTGTTGGACTTTAGACGTCACTACGTGTtctcagtttatttatttaaaaaagattattttccatttatttagttattttgatgtgtgtttaaaatggAAGCTTTTCCAATTTGTgttatttaagataaaatacaGTCTCAGCTGCACTTTTGATAAGGGGACACATCTGTAGTTTTGCACAGTTTCTATGAAAAAAGGAAGATTTTTCAGTCATTTGACTGCAGCTCAttctgtccaaaaaaaaaaaagatattgtaTCTTGACCTTAAACCAGGAGTTGAGTGTGTCCTCACATCCCCAGTTTAGATGTAAAgctttattttgtgtatttaacATATTTTATGATGCTGTATTTAGCCATGTTGTCTGCTTGAGAGTGTGTTGCACGGCTCAGACATgtggaatacacacacacacacacacacacacacacacacagacacaaagtgaTGTTAGAGGGCTGTTAGAGAGGATGAGTGTTTGAGCAAAGCTTGTTCAGGTGAAGTGGACTTTTCTATCCTCCATCAGCAGGCAGGGTGGAAACAGAACACTACAACACACTGTTTGATAGGAGCATGTAGAGAAGTATTAGAAAGGAACCAATATTTGACTACAGTACATAAGATAAAGTGCAGTTTCAGCTTCATTTTGAGGGTGTGACAGATGAGCAGTGTGGCTTTATATTTATATGGCATCCTGACGCTGACCCAGGTACAGCTGAATGCGTGTGAATGTTACCTTGTGCACAAAAGAGCTGTAGAAAGATGCATCTACAGCATTGAATATGAATATAGATGCATGTAGATCATATTCTACAAGATCATTATGTATAAACTGTTCACGGTATAAGATAAACAGCCCTGTGTTCAGCTTTGTGACAATTAGGACTgcaattaacaattatttttatctataaaatgtcataaagagTGTGATAAATTACCATTCCAGTTTCTCGAAGTCCGAGGTGTCGCTTTAATAGCTTGTTATGTCAGTTCataacccaaagatattcaatttattcTGGTTTTTGAACAGAAAAAAGCAGGAACTCTCCATATTTGAGTGGCTGAAAACAGCATTTTCGGCcatttttgcattaaaaatgaCTTCAACAATTAATcgacaattaaaaaaaggtgGGATTATTTTTCCATCCCCTACGAATCGATTAGTCGACAGCTGATCAAAGATGTTTTCTAAATACTTTATTTAGCCTAAGATGACATAAAGGAACACTTCATCCTTGACTtcatcacaaacattcaacatcaacacatctggagatacgaGGTTTGCACTGGAAAGGAAGGGGAGGAATAACTcatctgaaaaagaaataactaaagctgtcagacgaaatgtagtggagtacaaatataaagtaaaacataaaacagaaatactcaagtaaagcacCTTGAATTCGAGGCATGCAGAACAATAAGAAACCTGTGGAGTTGTGTAACAAAGTGTGTTAATGACTCAGTGATTGATCCGTGCAAAACAGCCAAGACTGAAGTGTCGACTAAAAAAAGGAACAGCGTGATTAAATGCACACCACCTCCACCTCATCTGTCAAACGTGGTCCATGCAGGTGGTGTTTTTGTCTCAGACATGTGAGGCTGCCAGCAGAAAGAGCTCCGCTTGGTTTTAGTGATGATGTCACTGCTgacggcagcagcagcagcgtgaAGCAGTAGAACAGATCTGGCCACGACTGAGCCAGTGGTGCATCTAGAAGGTGAAGACAGCAAATGTTTTACTTAAAGGTGTAAAGGTGATGTTATGCGTTTTTTAAGTTACACACTGTtacttttacagtgtgttctggggacaggcagctagcagatagtgaggagatattttttacagttgtgttctgggacagcagctagcaaTATTGAggagatattttttacagtgtgttcggggacaggcagctagcagatagtgggagatgttttttacagtgttcaggggacaggcagctagcagatagtgaggatgtttttacagtgtgttcaggggacagcagctagcagatagtgaggagatgtttttttacagtgtgttcaggggacaggcagctagcagatagtgaggaatgtttttttacagtgtgtttcggGGGACAGgcactagcagatagtgagaagatgtttttacagtgtgttctggggacaggcagctagcagatagtgagaatgtttttttacagtgtgtttcagggacaggcagctagcagatagtgaggagattttttacagtgtgttcaggggacaggcagctagcagatagtgaggagatgttttttacagtgtgttcaggggacaggcactagcagatagtgagagagttttttttacagtgtgttcagaggaCAGGCGCTAGCAGAtattgaggagatgttttttacagtgtgttctggggacaggcagctagcagatagagaagagttttttacagtgtgttctggggaaggcagctagcagatagtgagagattttttttacagtgtgttcaggggacaggcagctagcacgATAGTGAGACAATTTGCCACTGTAGCTAACCGAAAAAAGGATTATTTTTGCCGATCCTATAATCCCCATAGAATCACCCAGAAATctaacaaaactaaataaaatactcaagtacaatCCTGGTAGTTTTCCATTATAATCAAATTACTTCATAACCGTTTATTATCAATAATGGTtttattcattaattcattcattatatGCAGACATCTCTTACTCAACAAGTCATGCATTAAAAATCTTAAGTAAAATAAGTTTTAGcatcacaatatatttaaagtatccaaaataaaagtactaatTTTGCAGAATGACATGTTATTATTACACATTGCAGACGTATTCGGCACATTCATCGTCATTACAGCTCCATTGTGGTTGGTAGAAGACatttatgagacacacacacacacacacacacNNNNNNNNNNacacacacacatacacacacacacacacacacacagtataccatacaaaataatgttattttctttaaagaatgTTTGTCGCTATGTTTCACTCCCATGGTCTGTGACTCATGCAGGAAAATGTTCCTGTCTGAGACATTAGAAACGAACACTTCATCAGGTTTAATAAAGAGAAGCAAGGACAAACAGGACAAAGGCTGATAGAAAGTGGCTGCCTCTGCTGGTGCTGTGGGGGACGAGCATGAAAAGCAGCGGCTGAATGATTCCTATATGCACGAAAGACAAGAACTGTATATGTTCTGCTTTTCCAACGCCCTAACTATTATTTTTCACATGCAGGTAAAAAGgaccagagagaaaacaacCGCAGTAAAGtgatgaatgatgaataaactaaataaaaatgggCGGTTGCCGTTGTGCAGGGGTGAAAGAAGTATctagatcctttacttcagtaaaagtactactaACACACAAGTTGTTACtagttaaagtcctgcattaaaaatgttaattaagtaaaagtatgNNNNNNNNNNatcaggaaaatgtacttaaagtatttaaagtaaaagtagtcaatgcagaaaagaaaaaagctgtaACTGTAGGTTTTTATATTGTTGGATAGGTTCATTTATATTAacacatcatattttataaactacatgtgttttgtatgcaaaaatctaaatttgtaaagtaactagtaactaaagctgacaggtgaatgtagaggagtaaaatgttgaatatttctctctgaaatgtagtgaagtagaagtaaaatgtagcctgaaaagaaaagactcaagtaaagtacaagtacctcaaattcgtacttgagtaaatgtacttagttacattccccCGCTGCTGTTGTATCATGTGTGTGACCTGAGAACCAGGCCCCCGGGGGAGCTTTTGGAGcatgttaagcccctcaaaaaggggatttgtttacagaaaataataattccTAAATTCCAAAATGGCCTTCGCCTCTGATGCTCGGGCCCTAAAAATGatgataaacaaaaatgtgGGGGTTGCAGTTATGTAATGTGTTTGACCCGGGAATGCATGTGTCTGTTTCAGAAATGTCTCAACTTTTGAACTTGTGTATGAAAATCCCTGCTCGACTTCTCTGAAAGCGTTTTGTCATTTTCCACAGAATCCTGTCTCACGACCTTTTCGAAACCCGCCGGCTGGGACCCAAATAGATGGAGGGAGAAGGCAGCAGCCCTGGGGTAGCCATGGATTCAGGGAACCCCTTGCTGAGAGCGGTCTTCCTCCGTCGCCTGCGGCTCACGCGGCTGCTCTTGGAGGGAGGCGCTTACGTCAACGAGAGCGACGGCCAAGGCCAGACGCCGCTGATGGTGGCCTGCAGGACGCAGCACTGTGACGCCCAGAGCGCCAGCCGGGTCAAACTGGTCCAGTTTCTCCTGGAGAAAGGAGCAGACCCCAACATCCAGGACAAGGAGGGTCGCTCTGTACTGATGCACGCCTGCCAGGAGCAGGCCGGCCTCGAGGTGGTGTCTTTGCTCCTTGACAACGGAGCGGACATCGGCCTGGAGGATCAGTCCGGGATGTCGGCGCTGGTCTATGCAGTCATGGCCGGAGACTGGAAGGTTCTGAAGCTGATGCTCGACACATGCAAGGCCAAGGGGAAGGAGGTGATCATCATAACCACGGACCAGTTCCCGTGTGGACAACTGCAAGCTAAGCAGTACCTCAACATGCCTCCCCTTGGTCCTCTTGATAAGACAGCAGCAGCTCCTGCATCTCCCTCTGAAATCCAGCTCATCACCTCCCCACAGTGCACCTCCTCTTCTTTATGTCCCCCAAAGACTGTCTTCCCCTTTAAAGAAGCCCAGTCCTGTGGCGTGAGCTCCCATCTATGTTCCCCATCACGGTTTCAAAGGTTGCAGCAGCCCCTCCTGAGGTTGAACTCTGAGCCATGGCTCAAGGTCCCAGCGTCTTCGTCGTTAGAATATGGCAAAGACGTCACCCCAACTGAGGACCTCACTCGCAGAATTCCCAAATTGGACGGCAGGACTCCAACAACCGACAGCTTCAAATGGTATGAAGGAAGATCAGTGAGGGacaaaggaggagaagaaggaaagaATGAATGCCCCAAGCACGTGGGACAAAAGATATCCATACCAGGTCTCCTTTCATCCCACTCGGCCTCCCACCCTAACCTCCATTCTGCAAACCTGGGAACAGATTCTCTCACCTCTCCTTCCTCCTGCCCTGGTGGCAAAAACCTTGGCACTCCACTTCACAGCATGGCCTCTTCAAGCCTTCACAGCATCATCCAGAGGCGCAAACTCGGGTCGGACATCTACAGTTCTGACCCCCAGCTGGCTAGAGGCATCCACAATCTGCCTGAGGAGTCCGagcagaaaacacaagactcaTTAGATGGTAAGAGGCACGCCCCGTTACATTTCTCCGGCACGCTGGGCTCCAGGGAGTCCCTGTCGACTACCGGCCCGAGCAGGAGAGTGCTGTCTGGGTACGAGCGCAGAGGGTCTGGAACTTTCTTGTTGGACCACAACTCGCAGGCCAGGCCTCGATCTCTGCCCCCTCTGACCCTCGGCTCCACCAACACCCCCGTCCTTAATGTTTATAACCTCTGCTCCGGTGCTGGAGGTGGTTTGTGTGAGAAAGAGTTTGGCCTAAAGAGTTTCCTTCCCTCCGCTCCCCCTGGACACCCCAAAGAGCTGACCAGGAGGATGCTGCTGAGGAGACACTCCATGCAGACCGAACAGTTCAAAACCTCAGTGTGAATTTCTGTAGTTCATCCGCGTGCTTTAGTGAGAAATGTTCTGTCATGtttgtgcgtgtctgtgtggtgAAATTCAAGGCGGGAAACCAAAGAGGGtataaaagagaaacaaagccTCTTTATGGATGTACCACACCATGGGTGGCTTCTTCTGCTTCAGTGTGCTGCGTGGCATCACTCTGCATGTGGCTTAagtgttaatgttttacatgtaaCACTTCCTGAAACCTGCATTAAGATTTGTTGGCCACTTTGTGACAACGGAGCAAGTTTAACAGCTGTGATTGACTCTTGATTGATTTGCCGGGCGGGTGTATGGGCGGGACTACCTGGCAGACTGGCTCCAGATTTATAAGATCACAACGCCTTTATCCGGGAGATTTTGGCTTTacttttgtacagtgggaggaagtggagacacaatgtccatctttatatacagtcaatgatacagagcaacattagAACTTATTTTAAGCCATGTTTCTGGTCAGTCTGGCAAATGTTAATatccagtatttttttttttacatacaatacacagcaatgatgttaacacataaatcagacaaaacacaagcaatcCTTGAAATGTGGTcttgaccaaaaataaaatccagtcCTTTTCATCCAgattgtggccctcctccccaaagggttcgggaaaagttagattttccagcttgctccgttagtggtgaaggagttagctgaGGCTAACGTTAAACAAAAGGAAACTGCCATCGgtgaaaagacatgcatccggcggaaaaATCCCAGAAGTAGAACGAGTTATAGGACAAGGACATAGACTAACTCGCATTGACTAGTATGTAAATGCGTCACATTAAAAAATTGCTCTGTTTCATTTAAACTCACCTGGTGTCTTTAGTGCTGGGCAGGTGCTGTATGGCAGGTTTATGtgagcttaaaaaaaacaaaaattaaataccGGGTGGATGAGAGCGTAATTTGCAGGTTCAAAACCAAAACCAGGAGCTTAAAGACGCTAAAAAACAGTGTAGACTTAAGTTGATAATTATCTGTGGATCTTTCACCTCAAATAACACATTTCACATTACGTACGCTTTTTTGAtctattgttaaaataaatattgattagCGCAGCTTTGAAGTCACTACTGTATGTGCAGAAAAATCACTATGGAAGACAGAAACAAACGTTTCATTtctctacaaaaaaaaattatatataaaaataaaagatgtgaTAATTgcttcaaaaaaataaactcaagGTGGTTAAGTGCTTTTTCTCTTGCTTTCCACTCAAAGAGTCCCAAATGTCTGTCAGCCACAACGCAGCAAGAAAATTGTTTAACAAatgaatttattaaaataaaatgatatcaCAACTCATTGTAAAAGTACATATATGTATACGCATTAAACATGCATAATCAGTGTAAAAGTGTCCGTCTGTTCTACCatccattaaaaaacaaacacacacacataaaaacttaCTACTAAAAACAGTGATACCCACATATTTACATCGCTGAGATAACAATTAAAGATATCTTATAACAAATTAGCATCTCATGTTGATTCCATTGTAACAAGAGCTATTAAAAACAAAGATTAAAAACCAGTTTGTGTCCACTATCTAGAATCTCGACTCCTCGAAGACCATTTCAAAAGACTTATTTCAAAAccattgcaaaaaataaatacatttaaaagctTCTAGCCGGTGACACTGACAATACAAAAGAGTGGCATGTAATACAAGAGAgggtctttgttttctgtgcctCCAAAGTATAAAACGAGCTTTGCGATGTTTCAGCAGCTCACAGCTCCGACACACGTCGGTGTTATTGTAGCTCTCTTCTTCTGAGAGTTGCTCAGGCCTTGCGGTCGTAGTCGCTGACCATCTTCTTGATGTGGCTCAGTTTGGACTTGAGGTATTTACACCTGCGCTTCTTCACCTGGTAGTCTGGAGTCTGGGGGGGGGATGATGGGAGCAAATAACGAGCAAATAACAGAGTTATAGACAATCAACGGCTTGTAAGatgtaaagtaaaattaaaaattaaaagtgtgAAGTTGTGACTTCCAATGTTAAATCTGCATTTTGACTTTGTACATCAACAAAGATCtcattttacctttttaatgtctttaatCCTGTTGTACTCATCCAAAGCATCCTGTTAAAGAGCGCATTAACAATTCATCACGTTTCAGAAGGACATTAGGACAAAATCTCACATTTAACAATATTTTAATAGAAACAAGCTTTATTTTGTcggtcttaacccttgtgttgtcttctcggaGACTTGGAACTTGTTGTCCTTCCGGGTCAAAATtgcaaattaacttttttttttcctccaatgtTTTTGACGCTTTAGGAAACGTCTGTCACTTCTTaatacctttttctttttgttaataaaACCCCCCAGAAGTCATGGATTGTTTGGACTCATAGTTAAGATcaaaggatgttgagtggattgcagtttgttttaaatgctataaaatttaaaaaaaaaNNNNNNNNNNaaaaaaaacatccacaattcaatgaaagtaatcctTAATTTTACGTGGCTTCCATACAACGtacattcatgttattttgggtcaGTTTGGTTCAAAGAAACCCAGAATTAGAATATaaaaattggtcaaatttgacccgaggacaacacaagggttaaattcaAACATTTTGGGCCACTTGAGAagagtatttat from Etheostoma spectabile isolate EspeVRDwgs_2016 chromosome 16, UIUC_Espe_1.0, whole genome shotgun sequence encodes:
- the ankrd34ba gene encoding ankyrin repeat domain-containing protein 34B, encoding MEGEGSSPGVAMDSGNPLLRAVFLRRLRLTRLLLEGGAYVNESDGQGQTPLMVACRTQHCDAQSASRVKLVQFLLEKGADPNIQDKEGRSVLMHACQEQAGLEVVSLLLDNGADIGLEDQSGMSALVYAVMAGDWKVLKLMLDTCKAKGKEVIIITTDQFPCGQLQAKQYLNMPPLGPLDKTAAAPASPSEIQLITSPQCTSSSLCPPKTVFPFKEAQSCGVSSHLCSPSRFQRLQQPLLRLNSEPWLKVPASSSLEYGKDVTPTEDLTRRIPKLDGRTPTTDSFKWYEGRSVRDKGGEEGKNECPKHVGQKISIPGLLSSHSASHPNLHSANLGTDSLTSPSSCPGGKNLGTPLHSMASSSLHSIIQRRKLGSDIYSSDPQLARGIHNLPEESEQKTQDSLDGKRHAPLHFSGTLGSRESLSTTGPSRRVLSGYERRGSGTFLLDHNSQARPRSLPPLTLGSTNTPVLNVYNLCSGAGGGLCEKEFGLKSFLPSAPPGHPKELTRRMLLRRHSMQTEQFKTSV